The genomic interval cgtaaatttgagtttttattttgtaattagaTTTGTTCGAGTGTTTCCCAGCTATCATATAAAGTGTATTAAGTTACAATTTCTTAAGTATTGGAAACCAATGGGAATATACCTAAATCCAATAACGATTCAAACAACAATATtgcaattaaaattaaagaaaaagtaaaaacattataaaacaTCTACAACGTCTTCATCTTGGGTAATCGTCATCCAAACATTTTCACTTGTGGCTTCAAGTTTTATTCATGACCAACATGTTTTCTTGATTACCAAAATAACCTTGAATCACCTTCCTTCTAGTTCTTGATTACCAAATGAACCTTGAAACAGACGACAATATTAACAAactaatttattcatttatttcaaTATAGTTTCTAACACTACAAAATACATTTACAGATCTCTAGATGTTATAGATTTCAtcatatttcataaaataatggactatattttttctacaaattaaacattaatttttttcaggTGTAAATCATTCTTGAATCACTTCCAACTGCAAAGGTCGTCTTGTGGAACTGAGTCCCTTAGCTGTAGAGGAAGTTGTTGAGTGAAATGGATTAGGAGGCACAGCAAACTGGTTTTCCTCTTCAGTTTGTAGCATGTGTATCACAGATTTTATGGATGGACGGTTCACTGGCTCCCACTGAATGCACCAAAGCCCAATAATTGCTAGTTTCTTTGCAATCTTAACATCACCTTCATCCTCAACATGGATATGTACATCTCCATCAACCAGGTTATGGATCCTATCCGGGTATAGAACATGGAAATTTTGTGGAGAAGACATGTCCACATTCTTTCTCCCACCAACCATTTCTAACAACAACATTCCATAACTGTAAATATCGGATTTGTAAGACACGTTCCAAAAGTTTCTGGAGAAGACTTCAGGTGCAATGTATCCCAAAGTTCCTCTAGCAGTTGTCATGGACACCAAACTGGGATTCTTTGAACACAATTTTGCTAAGCCAAAATCCGAGATTTTTGGAGTGAAGTTGTCATCAAGTAACACGTTGTGAGGATTTATGTCAAAGTGAATAATGGGACGATTACAACCTTGATGAAGATACTCAATCCCTTTAGCTATACCAAGAGCAACGTGTTGAAGCTTCTCCCATCCAAGGAAATGGTCCTTGTCTTCTGGTGGAAATATGAAGCTTTGTAAGGAACCGTTTGGAAAGAAATTGTAGACAAGAGCACGATGGAGTCCATCTGCACAGAAGCCAAGCAAACGCACCACGTTGATGTGATGGAATTTGCCCATAATTCCCACTTCATTGATGAACTCATTCCCCTCTCCCTCTGTACTGTAGAGGATCTTCACAGCCACCGAAATCTCACTCGAAAGTTTTCCTCTGAACACAGCCCCATGAGCTCCTTCCCCTAGCTTTTCCTTGAAGCCATTGGTAATTCTTTTCAGGTCAGCGTAGGTGAATCTTGCAGGCTTTTCTGCCCTGTAGTCCTCTAAAAACTTGTCCACTCTTTCTTGGTCTTCTTGCTTTTTCCTAAAATAGAGGATGCTCTTGAAGACAGCAATGACCAGCAGCCCCAAAAGGATCGAACCTAGAATAGCGGTTGGAGActtcattaaaaaaagaaatatttatgtaCTTGTTTCAGTCTTTACACTTAAACATTACTTGTTTCAATTCATACGCTTATACTTTTTAATGCCATTCAATTGTTGACATCCTAAATTGTAGGAATAAGGAGTTGAATTATATTAATAAGCGAATGTGATGTTACCTGTAGAAGCAAAAGTAAAAGATTTAGGAACGTGAATTCTCTTCCGTTTGCATTCAAAACAATCGATGTCTCCTGTGGTGTTGTTGGTCTTCCATGTACATCtcttgccttttcttttgcacTCAGCACAATTTGGTTTGGACCATCTCAAATACAAGATACCCCGGTTGAAGGATACGATTGGCCCAGTGAGGTCGAACATCTTGGTACAGGATGTTAGATCCAATTGAGAACACtttgaaaagaataagaaatGTAAATcgtgttgggtatgaagtcaagaccaattgggttgggctgacaagacaccatgtacacagttgaagcgcaggtgaacattgtttcgtgacttcaagtgggagattgttagGTATGAAGTCAgaaccaattgggttgggctgagtagacaccatgttttagtgagtgggcttaatcgttgtgtccctttattatctctatttatctctatttaaagagatcattgtacttgtaattggtgtgaaACAAGatataatgaaaacctaatagttgcccgggtggatgtaggttgcagttggcgaccgaaccacgttaaatcatgTGTTATTTATTTGCTACAGTTGATTTGTGATTGTGTGTATTGCTTCCGCGTGCATTTTTCCCATCAGTGGATTCAAGAGCCTTGGTTCGattacacactagagatccgatcagcagaaattaatcaacgagacgtgaaaattgcggctgcagtagcgtcccaaacttagggtttcgcagaggcgGCAACAACGTTCCAAAGTTAGGGTTTTGCAGAGGCGGCAACAACATCCCAAAGCTAGAGTTTCGCACGGGCGGCAACGAcatcccaaagttagggttgcATGTGCGTTCTGCACGTGTGCTGGTCTGAGACGACATGGATTGCAGTGCGACGGCGGTGACCAGACGGTGGTTGTGCGGAGCGTGAACAGCGACGGTGCGTGTTCTGGCAGCTGCGGTCCAGTGTGGCGGAGCGCCGGTGCATTGGGGACTGCGACCAGGTCTATTGGTGACTGATTTTGGGTGATGCAATTATTGTggtcttaatttaaaaaaaaaagattgccaAAATCTGAAATTAGTTGTACCGAGTATCTCGTCTAGTCATTTGAGATGGTAGAAGAAGGGAAGTTCCGAATTGAAAATTCGATGGTACAAATTTCAGTTggtggaaaatgcaaattgaggatttacgagttcagttactgagcacatcaataaAACGAATTCGATCTTAGTCAGACTTATGTCATtgggcattaagttcgatgatgaagttcaagctttactacAGCTATTATCTTTGCCTGACAGTTGGTTCGGAATGGTTACAGTAGTTACCAGTTCAGCGGGAtccgatggattcacttttgagaagattcgtgatctcattcttgacgaggatgtccgaagaaggagttctggggaattatctagtgaatcgctatatgtcATCAAAGGTAATaaaaatatcagagatagtgggagcaagaacaaaagaaggagtTAGTCAAAGATtcgggattgctcaagtgtaacatgttggaactgcaaggaggtggggcatttcaggaatcaatgccgaaatgataaataagtcaacATTGCAGAAGACTTCGCAGACGAGGAATTTTTAGTTTGTTGCGCGGATAAcagtgtggattcctgggtcatggattctgaAGCATTGCATAATCTAGTTATtagagactttggaaaggtaagactaaCGGACAACAGAACTCTTGATGTTACGGGCATGagtgacatagtgttgaagactTCAGTTGATTtctggactttgaaggatgtcagagttgttctAAGCTTGACGAAAATTTTGATTTCTGTTAGACAATTGAGTGGACAGGGACAGGAAGTGATGTTCGGAAATTAGCAGTGGAAGgtcgtcaagggaaatcttgtcatggcctgtggaagaaagagaggttcgttGTATATGGTTGGATTACCGTGTCTGAGGGAGTGACCATCTcagttcagaagataaacaaagtctagttcacagaatctcgtggacagaagagggttgtctttacaagagagaaacccagagccacatgtcagattcaggatgaacgagcatggaaaggttcaggtagaccagtcagaggtacttGTGGCAGTGGGAGCACGAGTTGTGCTTCAGCTAAGGTTCCTAGATGTAAGTGGGAGTCGGTAGGAACAGAGAACGGGTCAGTgactgacgtgttgaaactcaagggagttttaacgaagtattcaaaatgattaagaaggttGGTGGTAACTAGATGTGGAACATTGAGTTCCGTCGACtacagaagtacatgtacacaaCACAGTTGAAGCgtgtgaacattgttccgtgacttcaagtgggagattgttgggtatgaagtcaagaccaattgggttgggctgacaagacaccatgtacacagttgaagcgcaggtgaacattgttccgtgacttcaagAGGGAGATTGTTaggtatgaagccaggaccaattgggttgggctgagtagacaccgtgttttagtgagtgggcttaatcattgtgttcctttattatctctatttaaagagatcattgtaattggtgtgcaacatgatataatgaaaacctaatagttacccgtgtggatgtaggttgcagttggcgaccgaaccacgaatcatgtgttgtttattttctgcagttgatttgtGATTGTGTGTATTGCTTCCGCGTACATTTTTCCCATCAAATCGGACAGGAGACCATGTCTCATGAATTTGAGCCATCCTCGTAGTAGTATGTGAGGATTGAATGATCAGCTGAAGTGCAGTTGAAGAAGCTCAAGTTATTGTGTGGTCCACCATATGGTGATTCGAATTGGTAAGTTCGAATAAAATTGATGGTTTGGTTAAACTTGTTGGAAAAGCAGTTTTCGGGGTCCGTTAAGCTAAATTCCTGAATTCGGTAGTCTATGTCACTGACTAGGAGTTTCATCGTAGGAAGCGCAAGCATGGTCTCGTTTTTTTCAGAGCAAGAAAGACAAATACGGGGATAACCGCATGGGTCGTCCATCTCCTTGATGAGTTGGAAGGGAAATCTGATAGGGGGTTGGTTCGGCCCACAAGACAATTCCTCATCGCACTCGTTATGAGCGCTGCCAGTTCTGATAAGAAGAAGCATGAATAGCGTCATCAATGCACAATCACGTTGGAGGAGCAACACTCTTGCCATTTTGTTTTCTTACGAGAAAACAGCTGTTAATCGAGCTCAGTGCCTCTTTTAGTTTATGCTAACACTTCTAATTTCtatttgttttttacttttgcAATCAGTTGCAGAAACcacagaaaagataaaaaaaaaaaagacttatgATTTCTCATTAGTCAAagtcttgctgataaaaaataaaaataaaaattagtcaAAGTCTGCGTTTTAAAATAGTTCTTTAATGGAAAAATGAAGTCCCATAATTTGGTCCGTACTTGTCACAGTTTATCGATAAGAATTAGCATACATTTACTTTTATGAATGTCAAGGTAGATGCATATTAAGTGCCAAGAATTCACTCCCCCAAACAACAATAATGCAGTGAGAGTCACACTCGTATACGAGACCACCTTATCAAATTCTTCGAAATTCACTGCCACAAAAGTCCTATATCTTCCACGCGTAATAATGCAGAAAAGTCAAGCCAAAGACTAATGAGCACTGCAGTGTATGTGACAACAACAAAAGTTTGTTCCAAGAATCACATAAAGACTACTAACTACTCTCTCTTTACTTtcgatttaaaaaaaaaactaatgaacTTAAATATAAGCAAATTTCAACATCCTAAACCATACTTATCTTTAAACATAAGCGCATCTTCCAATAAATATATTTGGGATGATTTAGTAAAAGTATCTCTATTGGTTGAAAATGAAACTATTAAATAAACTTAACTACTTAGAACTGACattaatgtgaaaaaaaaactttgtggTCCATTCATAAAAAGTAGTTGTTAAAATTTCGAATTTAAAGCAAAAAAATAGTCAAGAAACTCGATACATCGAAAAGGAGTGGGTAAAGAGCTATGAGTTTGAGGAAAATCATAAAAGAATAGaagaaaatgtttttctttgacAAAATTACTTAATGgacatgtatttttttcttgtaagaTAAGTGGaacattaataacattattttatgtGCCACGTGTAATTAGTagtgtaaaatatatttattgaataaaggtcttgatatttttgaaatttgtgaCACCCATGGTTATAATGAAGTACATTTTGGTGTGTCTCTCTTTATCAACTTTCCTTTTAGTTTAGttcaagttttttttgttaattccTTTGAATTTAATTCTTGCAAACGTATTATCTTGGCAGAATTCTTAACGCGTTAGCTACAACATTGCATTGATCGATATACACAACGTTTAGTATCCATCGTTTACGACTAACACTATTAGGGTATCTAATCTTATTCGTTCCCTAAGCATTTGTTCCCTAAGCATTCGTCTCTCAATGTCAATGTCGGTCTAATATAGTACTTTCGTCGTTGGTGTTTAATTAATCtttcttaaactttttttttatatataaaataacatgtCTTCATTATGAATGTTATATTCCCACTTTGACATATCAACACTCACCAATCGTTTAGAGCATGTtaaaccaagaaaagagtcattacaaatatatttatcttcttcacaatatatatatatatatatatatatatatatcttcttTATACAAAGTTGAGAAGAAAATAGtcattacaaatatttttggggtttagggtttagggtttaggtcaAGGTCAACTATATTCACTGAAAAAGATTCAAAACAATTTGTAAGGCCAAATCTTGAGAAATAGATTTAGAAGTAACTCGTTGGACAACAACAAATGTAAGACTTGTTGCATTAGATGCAGATTTGAGATGAGAGAATCCTTCAAAAAGACCAAAATTTTTAAGAGGCAAGGAGTCTTTTTTTTTAGCAAATCATTTGATTCGTGGACATTCTCCAAAGACGTCATATCAACTAAAATATCATCCTGAGATCGTGAACCAACCCTTATATCAACAACCACAACAACTTAAACATTATCAACAATAATTAATTCTTTAGTAGATTTCTTAAACTTTTGACCAACAAGAGATCCAGCCTCCACTTGACCAACAACAACTTCAAACTAGGGTATCAAGATCAATAACAGCTCCTTCAACTTCCACCACCCCTGCCTTACGAACAAGTACCTCATATATTTATCCCTCTACTACATAATTTTGTTTCTCTGTGACCACTTCCTTGTGAAGGGCTTCATTAGTTTCTTTTTTCTAGACAGTCACAAGTCTATACTCTAGAACAAGTTTGGATAAAACAGCAGACAGTTTAATTGTGTTATTGAGGTTATCAGGATTCGTCTACATTTAGAAATATCATACCCTATCACTTTACACGAAGAGAAAAATGGAGGCAATTTCTCAAATTCAATATCTGCAAAAAGGCAAAACTAAGTCTTTTCACCAAAATTTGATTAGACAAAGTATATAGCATATCAATATCAACTAACACTCTAGCAAAAAACCTCTAAATGTATTCATTGTGCAGTCATCGAGGGAAATAGGAGTACTAATTCCTCTTGCTTTAGAGAAAATTGTTTTTGGTTGCCAATATTCCATAGAAAGACTGTGGATTTTGATTAAACATTGAGCTTTGGTGAGTTTCATGCAAGATGGCACAAAGTCTGGTTCAAACAAAGACTGTCAAGATACCCAAATTGAGATTCCAAGACCTCGTTGCTAAGACTCTTCTAATGTCTTCAAgggaagaaaaaacaaattccTAAAACACTTTTCTCAAAGGAATAACTTTCCAAGATTCTAAAGACTCTCAAGCAAGATCCAACTTCTAGTT from Phaseolus vulgaris cultivar G19833 chromosome 1, P. vulgaris v2.0, whole genome shotgun sequence carries:
- the LOC137815483 gene encoding putative RING-H2 finger protein ATL21A, with protein sequence MARVLLLQRDCALMTLFMLLLIRTGSAHNECDEELSCGPNQPPIRFPFQLIKEMDDPCGYPRICLSCSEKNETMLALPTMKLLVSDIDYRIQEFSLTDPENCFSNKFNQTINFIRTYQFESPYGGPHNNLSFFNCTSADHSILTYYYEDGSNS
- the LOC137815482 gene encoding rust resistance kinase Lr10-like yields the protein MKSPTAILGSILLGLLVIAVFKSILYFRKKQEDQERVDKFLEDYRAEKPARFTYADLKRITNGFKEKLGEGAHGAVFRGKLSSEISVAVKILYSTEGEGNEFINEVGIMGKFHHINVVRLLGFCADGLHRALVYNFFPNGSLQSFIFPPEDKDHFLGWEKLQHVALGIAKGIEYLHQGCNRPIIHFDINPHNVLLDDNFTPKISDFGLAKLCSKNPSLVSMTTARGTLGYIAPEVFSRNFWNVSYKSDIYSYGMLLLEMVGGRKNVDMSSPQNFHVLYPDRIHNLVDGDVHIHVEDEGDVKIAKKLAIIGLWCIQWEPVNRPSIKSVIHMLQTEEENQFAVPPNPFHSTTSSTAKGLSSTRRPLQLEVIQE